The genomic stretch GCTGAAGAAAACCGCAGTGAGCGCCGTGAGCGTCGCGAACGTCCTGAGCACGATGGCAGCGCCGATGGCGATGACAGCGATAGCGACAGCGACAACAGCGATAACGCTGACGAGTAATCCACGGACCTTTTAAGGAGCCTATCAAATGGCACGTTTCTTCCGTCGTCGTAAATTCTGCCGCTTCACCGCTGAAGACGTGAAGGAGATCGATTACAAAGATCTCAACACTCTGAAAGCCTACGTATCCGAGACCGGCAAAATCGTTCCAAGCCGCATCACCGGTACCAAAGCTCGTTATCAGCGTCAGCTGGCCACCGCTATCAAGCGCGCCCGCTTCCTGGCCCTGCTGGCCTACACCGACAGCCACGGCCGCTGAGACCGGGTAGTCGACAAGTAAGTAAGGGATCGAATGCATGCGTGCCTTAGCTGAATTCATCATGCGGGGGCGTATGCAGGCCACGCTGGTCGTGGCCGGGTCTGCGGCATTGCCGCTGTTGTTCTGGTTGAGTGCCGCTGCAGGTTGCCTTGTGCTCCTGCGGCGCGGTTCGGACGCCTTGAGCGTCCTGGGTGTGGGAGTGTTGTCAGCGTTAGTGAGCTGGCACTACCTGAAAGACCCGACGGCACTGATTGTGTTGCTCGGGACCTGCGGTCTGGCGCTGGTTTTACGCGCCGGTCACACCTGGAATCGCGCGCTGCTGGTCAGCGTGGCCGTGGGATTGTTGATTGCCGTGAGCCTGGGGACTGTATTCAGTTCCTTCACCGAGACTCTGGCGCAGACGTTTGAACAAGTCTTGCCGCTGGCGATGGGTGAGGTCTACGAGAAATTCTCGGCAGATCAGAAGGCAATTCTCACTGCATTGGCGGTCCCACTGTCGATCATTTCGACAGCGGTGTCGTTGCAGGTTTTTAGCGTGCTGTGCCTGATTCTTGGGCGCTACTGGCAGGCGTTGTTGTATAACCCCGGCGGTTTCGGTCGCGAGTTTCGCGCCATCCGACTGCCGAAAAGCGTTGCGCTGTCGCTTCTGGCCGTCATGTGTGTGGCACCGTTCTTCGGTCTGCA from Pseudomonas allokribbensis encodes the following:
- the rpsR gene encoding 30S ribosomal protein S18, encoding MARFFRRRKFCRFTAEDVKEIDYKDLNTLKAYVSETGKIVPSRITGTKARYQRQLATAIKRARFLALLAYTDSHGR